The proteins below are encoded in one region of Phaseolus vulgaris cultivar G19833 chromosome 1, P. vulgaris v2.0, whole genome shotgun sequence:
- the LOC137816684 gene encoding protein ENHANCED DISEASE RESISTANCE 2-like, which produces MPPPNLHRRSASAPGIPDWISDSVNGGSLRHVDLNNGTNGWSSPPGNVFSLRSSNYLKNRQKAPAGNYLLSPAGMDWLKSSTKLEHVLSRSDNRVMQALRRSQQTLGHFLKSFIFAVNLQIPGGKDHHSAVFYFATDDPESLRTSSLLYRFVHGDDTFRNQRFKLVNRIVKGPWIVKKAVGNHSACLLGKALNCTYHRGNNYLEIDVDIGSSAIANAILHLTLGHVTAVTIDMGFLVEAQTEDELPEQLIGGVRVCQMEMASATVVEALHVAHVPRIGSAKVSHHKSADDLSLAD; this is translated from the coding sequence ATGCCGCCGCCGAACCTTCACCGGAGATCCGCTTCTGCCCCTGGAATTCCGGATTGGATCTCTGACTCGGTCAACGGCGGCTCCCTCCGCCATGTCGACCTCAACAACGGAACCAATGGCTGGTCGTCGCCACCGGGGAACGTATTCTCCCTCCGCTCCTCCAACTACCTCAAGAACCGCCAAAAGGCCCCCGCCGGAAACTACCTCCTCTCGCCGGCCGGCATGGATTGGCTCAAATCCTCCACGAAGCTCGAGCACGTGCTCTCACGCTCGGACAATCGCGTAATGCAGGCACTCCGGAGGTCGCAGCAAACCCTAGGCCACTTTCTGAAGAGCTTCATCTTCGCCGTGAACCTCCAGATCCCCGGCGGGAAGGACCACCACAGCGCGGTGTTCTACTTCGCAACGGACGATCCGGAATCGCTCCGAACCAGTTCGCTGCTGTACCGGTTCGTGCACGGCGACGACACGTTCCGGAACCAGCGGTTCAAGCTGGTGAACCGGATCGTGAAGGGACCGTGGATCGTGAAGAAAGCCGTGGGGAACCACAGCGCATGTTTGTTAGGGAAAGCGTTAAATTGCACATACCACAGAGGAAACAATTACCTCGAAATCGACGTCGATATAGGAAGCAGCGCGATTGCCAATGCGATTCTGCACCTCACCTTGGGACATGTTACGGCAGTTACAATCGACATGGGATTCCTGGTGGAGGCACAAACGGAGGATGAGTTGCCGGAGCAGCTGATCGGCGGTGTGAGGGTTTGCCAGATGGAGATGGCGTCGGCCACCGTGGTGGAGGCGTTGCACGTAGCGCACGTGCCGCGGATTGGGTCGGCCAAAGTGAGTCACCATAAGTCTGCGGATGATCTTAGTTTGGCTGATTAG
- the LOC137816682 gene encoding probable protein phosphatase 2C 59 — protein sequence MITWNLLHARISCTHAIALLFLHFFLLVKEIVPGNPEYSSSEMGYLNSVLSSSSQVHAAEDSPVSGGGLSQNGKFSYGYASSPGKRSSMEDFYETKIDGVNGEIVGLFGVFDGHGGARAAEYVKQNLFSNLITHPKFISDTKSAIADAYNHTDSEFLKSENNQNRDAGSTASTAILVGDRLLVANVGDSRAVICRSGNAIAVSRDHKPDQTDERRRIEDAGGFVMWAGTWRVGGVLAVSRAFGDRLLKQYVVADPEIQEEKVDSSLEFLILASDGLWDVVSNEEAVAMIKSIQDAEEAAKRLMQEAYQRGSSDNITCVVVRFLSNQGAPSHSNSG from the exons ATGATAACTTGGAACCTGTTGCACGCAAGAATAAGCTGTACACACGCAATAGCGCTattatttcttcattttttcttgTTGGTCAAAGAAATAGTACCTGGGAACCCTGAATATTCAAGCTCTGAAATGGGGTACCTCAATTCAGTTTTGTCCTCTTCAAGCCAGGTTCATGCCGCAGAAGATTCACCTGTCAGTGGAGGGGGCCTCAG TCAGAATGGAAAATTCAGCTATGGGTATGCTAGCTCCCCTGGCAAGAGATCTTCAATGGAAGATTTTTATGAGACAAAAATTGATGGCGTTAACGGTGAAATTGTTGGTCTTTTTGGAGTTTTTGATG GCCATGGAGGTGCTCGTGCTGCTGAGTATGTCAAGCAAAACCTGTTTAGCAATTTGATCACACATCCAAAATTTATTTCTGACACCAAATCTGCAATAG CTGATGCATATAATCATACCGACTCTGAATTTCTGAAATCTGAAAATAATCAAAACAGAGATGCTGGATCAACTGCTTCCACTGCCATTCTTGTTGGAGACCGTTTGCTTGTTGCAAATGTTGGGGATTCCAGAGCTGTTATATGCAGGAGTGGAAATG CCATTGCTGTTTCCCGAGATCACAAGCCAGACCAAACTGATGAGAGGAGAAGGATTGAAGATGCAGGTGGCTTTGTTATGTGGGCTG GAACTTGGAGAGTTGGTGGCGTTCTTGCCGTTTCTCGTGCATTTGGTGATAGACTCCTGAAGCAGTATGTTGTTGCTGATCCAGAAATCCAG GAAGAAAAGGTTGATAGCTCTCTTGAGTTTCTTATATTGGCCAGTGATGGGCTATGGGATGTCGTCTCAAATGAG GAAGCTGTTGCCATGATTAAATCGATTCAGGACGCGGAGGAGGCGGCAAAGAGACTGATGCAAGAAGCATATCAGCGAGGTAGTTCTGACAACATTACATGTGTTGTTGTTCGTTTCTTGTCGAACCAAGGTGCTCCTTCTCATAGCAACTCTGGCTAA
- the LOC137816681 gene encoding protein GLUTAMINE DUMPER 2-like yields MRSFPKLDPLAPTSSTVEMVTATTTSSSTSSSPTSPIVSPWHSPIPYLFGGLAIIMALISMALFILACSYWRLTRSSHQRDLENVNTSSNKEGDDDPQQKEHPLVYEEKILVIMAGDHQPTFLATPSSTTSFHKHLGNCENFDMSQTEISDNYHVGVVVSDENENGSSHRHNEQHSH; encoded by the coding sequence ATGAGAAGTTTTCCAAAGCTAGACCCATTAGCACCAACAAGCTCCACAGTAGAAATGGTGACAGCAACAACAACATCATCATCAACCTCTTCATCACCCACATCTCCTATTGTCTCTCCATGGCACTCTCCAATTCCTTACCTCTTTGGAGGCTTAGCTATCATCATGGCTCTCATTTCCATGGCACTCTTCATACTTGCTTGCTCCTATTGGAGACTCACAAGGAGTTCTCACCAAAGGGACTTGGAGAATGTCAACACCAGCAGCAACAAAGAGGGTGATGATGACCCTCAACAAAAAGAACACCCTTTGGTCTATGAGGAGAAGATCTTAGTCATCATGGCTGGAGATCACCAACCCACCTTCTTGGCCACCCCATCTAGTACAACCAGTTTCCACAAACACCTCGGAAATTGCGAAAATTTTGACATGTCCCAGACGGAAATTTCCGACAACTACCATGTTGGTGTTGTTGTTTcggatgaaaatgaaaatggaagTTCTCATCGACATAATGAACAACATAGTCACTGA